The following are encoded together in the Streptomyces sp. NBC_00341 genome:
- a CDS encoding ROK family protein, with protein sequence MSDAEVPPGGDQSSLRHLNTSRVLHLLYDGVPLTINALSRVTGLSRPTVRGIVTALLEAGLLRPDGQDTVRTGGRPAQRYAFDRSAGRLAGLRFDVDGVWARVTDLAGESAVTAHAPLLAEDAPERRIDAAVALVRGQLPTPETPLWAVGAGTPGIVDSAGTVRLSVAIPGWTGVELTRELGDRLGCPAVTAKDTNLAALAEHRIGAAQGTPDILYVQMGSRLGVGVLVDGLPFTGRTGAAGEIGRHPELGWQDAPAKLFAASGSARDSEEEAGALAFARAAHGDPAARVAVDAYARTLADGIGAMVLAVDPRLIVLGGGLAKSGAVVLDPIRSRLAEICYEAPPLALTALVDDVVSVGAVEAARDLVRAGMRVTVDRVLHS encoded by the coding sequence ATGAGCGACGCGGAGGTCCCGCCCGGCGGCGACCAGAGCTCTCTCCGGCATCTGAACACCAGCCGGGTACTGCATCTCCTTTACGACGGCGTCCCGTTGACGATCAACGCGCTCTCCCGGGTGACCGGCCTCTCCCGGCCGACCGTGCGCGGCATCGTCACGGCCCTGCTGGAGGCCGGGCTGCTCAGGCCGGACGGCCAGGACACGGTCCGTACCGGCGGCCGGCCCGCCCAGCGCTACGCCTTCGACCGGAGCGCCGGCCGCCTGGCGGGACTCCGCTTCGACGTGGACGGCGTCTGGGCGCGGGTGACGGACCTGGCCGGCGAATCGGCCGTGACCGCGCACGCGCCGCTGCTCGCAGAGGACGCCCCGGAGCGGCGCATCGACGCGGCGGTGGCGCTGGTGCGCGGTCAACTCCCGACGCCCGAGACCCCGTTGTGGGCGGTGGGCGCCGGTACGCCCGGCATCGTCGACAGTGCGGGGACGGTGCGGCTGAGCGTCGCCATCCCCGGCTGGACGGGCGTCGAGCTCACCCGCGAGCTGGGCGACCGGCTCGGCTGCCCCGCGGTGACGGCCAAGGACACCAACCTGGCCGCGCTCGCGGAGCACCGGATCGGTGCGGCCCAGGGCACCCCCGACATCCTGTACGTGCAGATGGGCAGCCGGCTCGGGGTGGGCGTGCTGGTCGACGGGCTCCCGTTCACCGGCCGCACCGGGGCGGCCGGTGAGATCGGACGCCACCCCGAACTGGGCTGGCAGGACGCCCCGGCGAAGCTGTTCGCGGCCTCCGGCTCCGCGCGCGACAGCGAGGAGGAGGCGGGAGCGCTCGCCTTCGCCCGCGCGGCGCACGGGGACCCGGCGGCGCGGGTCGCGGTCGACGCGTACGCCCGCACCCTCGCGGACGGTATCGGCGCGATGGTGCTGGCCGTCGACCCCCGGCTGATCGTGCTGGGCGGGGGACTGGCCAAGTCCGGTGCCGTGGTGCTCGATCCGATCCGGAGCCGGCTGGCGGAGATCTGTTACGAGGCGCCCCCGCTCGCCCTGACGGCGCTGGTGGACGACGTGGTGAGCGTCGGAGCGGTGGAGGCGGCGCGCGATCTGGTGCGGGCCGGCATGCGGGTGACCGTCGACCGGGTCCTGCACTCCTGA
- a CDS encoding family 16 glycosylhydrolase yields MRRRPLRTLLTGVLTSALCLMGTALSGQSAHAADFPPGPVSKPGYTMDFQEEFDGTSLDEDKWLPYYLPHWTPQRENAKARYTVADGVLTERLDPDTPAWNPQYDGTVKISSIQTFNQDWWHRFNYDMPNDHHEPKFDGYSTRYGYFETRAKFSDVGGGGHQALWLVGTDDTSSASANSEIDFIETFFSKPDTWRIAAYGWGDPDFLGSWNASEDPVPSGEPTREYHVYGMEWTPTELKFYYDNQLFKTINDAPNMPMGMILGLYTDAGSGQHNDVWPKSWNVDYLRVWKKDGGYPQTYDRYKNRETGQYMHIKDSTGRLQYGDVPATDLTSQWTRETTDGRYRYRNRATGEYLNTEDGGGTVRYGTFPATWWSGQWTEETVDGRIRFRNRQTGEYMHTEGATGSVQYGPVPATYWSGQWTREPAL; encoded by the coding sequence GTGAGACGTCGTCCCCTGCGGACCCTGCTCACCGGCGTGCTGACTTCCGCCCTCTGTCTCATGGGCACCGCGCTGAGCGGACAGAGCGCCCACGCAGCCGACTTCCCGCCCGGCCCGGTCTCGAAGCCGGGCTACACCATGGACTTCCAGGAGGAGTTCGACGGCACCTCGCTCGACGAGGACAAGTGGCTGCCGTACTACCTGCCCCACTGGACGCCCCAGCGCGAGAACGCCAAGGCGCGCTACACCGTCGCCGACGGCGTGCTCACCGAACGCCTGGACCCGGACACCCCGGCCTGGAACCCCCAGTACGACGGCACGGTGAAGATCTCCAGCATCCAGACCTTCAACCAGGACTGGTGGCACCGCTTCAACTACGACATGCCGAACGACCACCACGAGCCGAAGTTCGACGGATACTCCACCCGGTACGGCTACTTCGAGACCCGGGCGAAGTTCTCCGACGTCGGCGGCGGAGGCCATCAGGCGCTCTGGCTGGTCGGCACGGACGACACCTCCAGCGCCTCGGCCAACTCCGAGATCGACTTCATCGAGACGTTCTTCAGCAAGCCCGACACCTGGCGCATCGCCGCCTACGGCTGGGGCGACCCCGACTTCCTCGGCTCCTGGAATGCCTCGGAGGACCCGGTGCCGAGCGGAGAGCCGACGCGGGAATACCACGTCTACGGCATGGAGTGGACGCCGACCGAGCTGAAGTTCTACTACGACAACCAGCTCTTCAAGACCATCAACGACGCACCCAACATGCCCATGGGCATGATCCTCGGCCTGTACACCGACGCCGGCTCCGGCCAGCACAACGACGTCTGGCCCAAGTCGTGGAACGTCGACTACCTGCGCGTCTGGAAGAAGGACGGCGGCTACCCGCAGACGTACGACCGGTACAAGAACCGTGAGACGGGTCAGTACATGCACATCAAGGACAGCACCGGCCGGCTCCAGTACGGCGATGTGCCGGCCACGGACCTGACCTCGCAGTGGACCCGGGAGACCACCGACGGCCGCTACCGCTACCGGAACCGGGCCACCGGGGAGTACCTGAACACGGAGGACGGCGGCGGCACCGTCCGGTACGGGACGTTCCCGGCCACCTGGTGGAGCGGCCAGTGGACCGAGGAGACCGTCGACGGCCGCATCCGCTTCAGGAACCGCCAGACCGGCGAGTACATGCACACGGAAGGCGCGACCGGCTCCGTCCAGTACGGCCCCGTGCCCGCGACGTACTGGTCCGGCCAGTGGACGCGCGAACCCGCCCTCTGA